AAGCTGAAGCTGAGATGAGCTCCCGGCGCTGCCAGCAGAGCACAAGTGATGACTGGCGCTTCTCCACATGAAACCCCCTAACCGGAGTCCTCTTCACCACACATTCTGCCTGAGTTTCAGTGAAGTTGCTGAATATTACAGGGGAGAACCCAGCCGAGGCAAATAGTGTTTTCCAGAGAGGCATTTTGTCCGGGCCTCGGAGACGCCCCAATACTGTGCTTTCTATCTTAGGCTGAAGGAGGAACCTCTCAATCTTGTTCACGGCATCAGAAGTCACATTCACAGCATCCAAAGACTCCAAGAGATTAATATAGGACTGGAGGGCTTGGAGAACATGTTGTGGGAAGGGAAGGTCAGTTCGATCACACCCTCGGTCCAAAGACACCATAATTTTTGGCGATAGCTGCTTCACAAAACGGAGGAGAGAAGGAAGTGCAGCAGGTTGATTTGAAGAAGACCAAATGGGAAAGTTCACAGCAACTGCCTCATTCTCGGCTGCTCTCAAGATAGGCAGGGTATAAGAGGTTTGGTCCAAACAATCAAAGTTAACCACTTCAAGCTCAAAACTAATCCCAATCTCATTAGCAAACTGGGTTAAGTTTTCCCGCATAAGCCCAAGCTCAACAGGGTGGTGAGTGGAAGGAGAGGCAAAGGCAGTGATTTTCAATGATGGGGCACCCCTATTCCTTACTGGAAGCTCTTGCATAAAGGAAGCCCACTGAGCACCAAACCCGATATCAAAATCCACAATATGAATACGATCAACATCAGATAGAGCTTCAAGGAGGGCCTGGTTGCAAGTGAAATTAACAAACTGAATGAGGGGCGAGACCTCGGAAAAGACCTTATAAGCGCCCATCTTGAAGATAACATCAAATGGGGTTGGACTCCTTGGTGAAGGGGAGGTGACTGGGTTGTTCATAAGGAGGAGCAATTGCAAAGCCTCCTTGAAGTAGAAAGCAGCCCTATGGAGGGGCTTTCCAACAGGGGAGAGCTGGTGATTGAGCCGCGCCAATATCCCTTGCGCGTGTGAGAAATTCCCAGTCCCTATACACTCTGCTGCCTTATAGAGCTGGTCAAGCAGAGCAagctgctgttgttgttgttgctgctgctgctgctgctgctgatggTGGTGGTGCTGGGCTAATTCTTCGCCCGGTCCCATTTTTTGCTTGGGCACCATCAATGGCTTTTGCTGAAGATGCTGAGGAACAAATTGCACTCCAGGAGAAAACCCCATATGTTGAGGCTGTAGCTGTTGATGTTTTCGCAGCAAAAACTCATGCCCAGGATCCACAAACGGTGGTTTTGGGATTTGAGTGATGGGGTCCAACCCGCCTGAGTTCTGACGCTTTGGTTGGGGCTGTGGGAGGTGCTGTTCTTGTTGAGCAAAAGACAATGGCAGAAAAAAGTTTGGACTTTGAGGATGCTGAGactgttgctgctgctgttggTTCATCAACATCTGTGGATTCAGAATCTGAGGCTTCTCATCTGGAACTTCAAACTGTTGATGTTGCTGTTGATAAATCACACCAGGAGGCAAAGTAACTGGAAGAGGGAGACTGTTATTAGTACTAAAACAATTATTGTTGTTGCTATTCAACCCAACACTTGAAACCTTGCAATTTAGGACCCCAGAAGAGCTTGGTACAATTGTTGTACCACCACCAATCCTCCCATTACTATTGTTGTGGTAATTTGAAAACCCAGAAGCTGGATAAGCCAAATTAGGATTGTGATTATTAATGCTTGCATTTACATTACCTCCGCCGATGATGGGGTCGAACACTCCTGGCCCTTGATCCACGATTCCCAGTCCAGCATTGCCGTCCAAATCCAGAGGATTGGTATTGCTGTTGCTCCCACTCTGCAAAAGCTGTTTGAGCCCAAACGACGAGTCGTCCACATCCCCGGCGATCCAACGCAGAAGCGAGTGGTCCTGACTCGGTGACGCCGCCGTTTCAGACAACATGGTCTCCCAATCTTCCAAACCTCCAAGACCGCACCTTTCTCCTCCGCCAGTCAGTCCGCTCGGAATCGGTTGGAGCTCCGATGCCCATTCGTCTttccgggtcgggtcgggtcccGGAGATGGGACAGTGGGTAGCGTAGCCGCCACGCCACCTCCTCCTCCGGCGGTGTTGTCGGTGGAACCTCCTCCGCCGAATGACGAAGACAGTGTGGATGCCGACGTGGGTGGACTCGGGCTTCTTCTCATATGAAGAACAGAACTGGgctcgttgttgttgttgttgttgttatggtTGTTGCTGTTAAAGTTGTTGTTTGCAAAGTCAAGaagttcttcttttttgttgttactATTCCAAGAACAAATCGGAGTAAAGCTAGCGATTTCAAAGACACCCTTCCCCTGAAGCTGAAAGGGCATCCCTCTCATACctagaagaagagaaaacaaacaaaaatgttATTCAAGAATGACCAGAAagttttaaagaagaagaagaaagaacaatGAGTATGGAAATATAAGGGTTTAGCTCTCAAGTGGGGTGCTTTCAGATTTCTTCTTCTGATGTTTCTTCATTCAGACCCACCATCTTTCCTTGCATGCCATAAGTGTCCTTTAAcgcaaagaaaagaaacccaTTTCACAGATATAGCTTCTCTTACTCTTATTGACATCCTTGTTCCTTATCTGTCTTTTCAGCTCCATATTATCTATTTCTCTTCAATAAAAATCCATTTGAGctccttatctctctctctctctttctctgaaCTTATGCCTTCTGTTTTGGTGGTAGTGTTCTTGTGCTTCTaatctcttcttctcctcttatGTCATTACAGTACTGTGTACCCTTCTCTGTTCTACTATGGATGCGTGCATCATAAAAAAGGTAATAAAGtgctcactctctctctcactagtccctatctctttctctctctattaatttttttttcccattctcaatttttttggctttttttttaaccttttttttctctactagTACTGTTGGGTTCTTCTGTCACCCTCCATAGTGGTATACTGTATCTGTATTGTATTGTCCTTCTTTCAGTTCTACAAGGCCAAACTGAGCGCCCCACGTTTTGATAGCGGGACAGCCACTGCTAAATTACGTTCCACTCCTTCTTGTCAGTCTCTTACCAAAGCCACATCATGTAAATAAAGTACAGCAAAAAAGGAAAGTACAGCTCAAAGCTGAGTTAATTACTTTATCAGGTTAACTCCCTTTTAAATCTTTGGTTTGTTTAACGACTCCAACTTGAATTTCAAACTCTCACTTAACCGCTTAAACAAACTGCCCAAATAAATGTTGATATATGTATAGTGTATACTGGTATAGATTAGGATCCAGTGCAATTCCTACTTGGGGTATTACATTGGGtataatttactaattttatctcaaaattttttcatttgtgaaatttactaattttgtctcaaaattttttcattttttactttttacttctcataaattttttctttaactttttctGATCAATGGTTGAGGTTAAAAGTTGCTTTTTGCAATTATTAATCTCAACCATTCATAGTAATTGCATTAGGTACAATACCTTACACCTGATCTCAATCCATACTAGTATTTATGTGTTTAGTATTTACGTGTTAAGAAATAATAAGTACATAAGAGTACTGGTcttttattcagcaaaaaaaagtacgggtctttttactctttttaagTTAGCAAATAGTATCAAGTATTAAAAATGACATATTATTGtagaaaagagttttttttttttttttttttttgtgagataACCGCCCTTAAGgcaaaactatattaaaaaaactaaggaGAGTACATAGCATCATAAACAACTAGAGGAGTTACCAACGGGGGTTGGGATCAAGTGGTAAGCAGCTTGTTCTCGCTTAAGTAGATCTCGGTTTCGAGACCTTGTGGATGCAGAAAATCCTCGTTGGGAGACTCACCCACCACAGCCAGGTGTGCGACCCGGGTCGACCAACGGATTAGTCGGGGCAAAGCCCCGGATACCGTGGtaggcaaccaaaaaaaaaaaaaaaaacaactagaGGAGTTATATCTTCAGGAATGGTGTCAAACCAGACCTGTAGCTCACTGCCGAACTTAGAGCATCTAGCTAGATGATGGGCAACTTGATTGCCTGATCTTTTAACATGATTGAAAATACTAACATGAAAGTCCCTAACTAACACAAAAATATCCTCAATGACATGACCATACTCGGGGTTGCTGACATCTTTCATACAAATGGCTTTTATGAGGACCTCAGCATCACCTTCAAAGATACAGTCCAATGCAGAAACTTCTTTAGCGAACACCAAAGCCCTTCAACAAGTTAAGGCTTCAACCGTAGCTGCAGAGAAAGGGATTGGGACACATTGAGACATAGCAGCTTTGACTGAACCCAAAGAGTTTCGGATCACAATGCCAATGCTTGCAGAATACATATCCTTGAACAGAGCtgcatcaaaatttattttgacaaGAGGCCGAATAGCTGGAGACCAACGCATAACACTATTTCTGGGCATAATAGATCGGGCTTGAGGAACTTGGGCTTCTAGGAAGTCTACGAGTAGGTCCTTAACTTTCTCCTTGATCTGAAACAGCCCCACCCCCTGTTTTTTAAGTCTAGCAGAATTTCTATCACgccaaatcaaccaaaaaatcatTGCTAACCGGTCTAAATTAATCCAGTCTCTCATGGAAAACAACAGACCCAACAAGGCATCAAAACTATGAACTTTATACCAAAACAACTTCATCAACAGGGCATCATCCTTCCATATAACCAACAGAGAGCTACAGTACCAAAGTGCGTGCATTGTGTCCTCATTATTGCTAAGACAACCAGAGCaggtaaaaaaagaaatcacCTTACGCCTCCACAGATTACACAAGGTAGGTAAAGCATTATGCGATGCCCCAAGAAAATGCTTAACTCAATGAGGGACTTGTAACTTCCAAATACCAGTCCACAAGACATGGTTTTTGTCCTGCGATGAGCAGCTGGGATGCAGATTCCTAACCACTCTAACTACTAATCTATAGGCACTATGAGTTGTGTAACTACCATTTGTGGATGGGAGCCATATCAACTTATCTGGGATAACACGGCCACTTAGAGGAATGCCCAAAATCATATTAGCCTCATGAGGAAGAAAATCATGCTTTATTAAATCTACTTTCCATGAGTGGGTATCGGTATCAATGAGGGAGCTCACCATTGATGTCAAAGGGAGAACCGCAGGTGGAGAGATAATTTTTGCAGCAGGCAGAGAGGGAATCCACTTATCTTCTCGAATCTGGACTGAACAACCATCACCTATTCTCCAAACCGCGCCCACATCTATAACATGATGAGATTGAAGAATACTTTTCCAAGCATATGAGCCCTTATTAAAGGAGGCCAATTCCATAATGGAACAATTCGGGAATAACTTAGCTTTGAACACTTTATAAAATAGAGAGTTCTCACAAGTCTGAAGTTGCCAGACCTACTTCGCTAAGAGAGAATCATTGAAAATGGATAAGTCACGAAAACCCAAACCACCTTCATTCTTGGGATGGCACATCTTCTCCCAACTCACCCAATGGATTTTTCGCTACTCACCTCTAtagccccaccaaaattttctaactaGAGACTCAATTTCTTTGATCAAACCTTTTGGGAGCTTGAAGCAAGACATACGTAAGTGGGGATTGCTTGAATCACCGCCTTAATGAAAATCTCTCGACCAGCTTGGGAGAAGAGCTTCTCCTTCCAGCCTTTTAGTTTTTTTCCATATTCTCTCTTGTATAAGGCTAAATGATCTTTTCTTGTCCCTTCCTACCAGAGATGGGAGGCCCAAGTAATGCTCATATCACTGTGACATTGGAACACCTAAAAAGACAGAGATGGCATTCCGAAGAGTGTGGGGGGTGTTTGAGCTGAAAAAAATACTGGTTTTCCCTCTATTTATGCTATGACCTGATGCTTGTTCATAAAGAAACAGAAAGGATTGGATTTGAACACACTCAGCTATAGTTGATTTACAAAATACCAAACTATCATCCGCAAATAGGAGATGAGACACCCGAGGGCCAACAACACATAAAGAGACGCCCTTAATATTTTCATTCTCTTCAGCCTTCTTTAATAGGGCGTGTAGTCCTTCGGTgaccaataaaaacaaataaggcGAGAGGGGATCACCTTGGTGAAGCCCACGAGATGGAGTGATGAGACCGTGGGGTTGCCCATTAAGCAGGATTGAGTACGTAACAGATCTGATGCAAGCCGAAACTAGGTCCACCCATTTTTTACAGAAACCCATTTTAACCATGATCTTCTCCAAGAACACCCACTCCACCCGATCATACGTcttactcatatcaagcttCAACGCCATATATCCTAGCTCTCcagttcttttttgtttcaaataatGCAGGTTCTCATGAGCAATCAAAATATTATCAGTAATAATTCTTTCAGACAAGAACGCACCCTGAGTCTCGGAGATCAGATGGGGAAGCAGAGGTTTTAACCGATTAGCCAGCACTTTAGCAATAATCTTATACAAGACGTTGCTCAAACTAATAGGTCTGAAATCAGAAACCTTTTGCGGACTATGAATCTTTGGAATTAGAGCTAGGAAAGTATAGTTAAGCTTATCAGGAATGATACCTGAATTTAAGACTGATAAAACAGCTTCCAAAACCTCACCACCCACTTTACTCCAAAATTGTTTGTAGAACAAAAGGGGAAGACCATCAGGTCCAGGAGATGTATTAGAGTCCATCTGATGAGGGGCTACATATATTTCACTAACTTCAAAAGGCTTCACCAAGTCAGAATTCATGGCTTCAATAACCCTTGATTCCACACCAGATAGGACGGAATAAAAATGAGTAGGGTTTGCTAATGAGAACAGATTTGAATAGAACCTGAGCAAAATGTCCCCAACCTGAGACTCATCCTCTGTCCAGGCACCAATAGCATTCTCTATGCCAGAAatgtaatttcttttattcctcTCAAAAGCTCTACAGtgaaaatatttagtattttgatCTCCATATCGCAACCAATCTGATTTAGCTCGTTGACTCCACATACGTTCCTCCAAAACCATAAGATTCTGAAGCTCCTCATTCAACGATGCCAGCCTCTCATTTCCACCCCCACCATGGAGCGAGCCTCAGCTTTCTCCAATTTTTGTCTTACTTTGGCTAATTTCCAACGGACGTTCCCAAAGACCTTTTTGTTCCACGTAGAAAAGAGTTAGttcaattagtaaaatattttattgttaaataaaaaaaatttgagtttaattttttgtaaatgtTGTGGGAGGGACGAATCTCTAACCCCAATAAGGAATTGTTTTCTCAAATGCTAATAAACACTGTACAACGTTTGTTAAGGTTGGACTAATGTAGGTCttacctaataaaaaaattgataaataaaatattaaaaaaaacataaaactagttttacaatctattttaatttttttttctctataaagTTGGCCCTATAGtctataaaattaccaaaaaaatgacataaaactgaaaaaaaaaaatgaacaaaaagtTACTGTTAATGGTGCCCGTtaatacaattaattttttgtcaacacaaaaaaaaatcaattaatattttaataggaTAATAAAGAAGAATCAAGAAAATACTATAAGTTGGAAATATTATTGCATTtcgtaaaaaaattacatattataATGTTCTATTTATAAAATGTTGGCAGTGGACCTAACACCTAAGAGTAGGCCAGTGGAGGCGCCcaaatcaataataaatttattatgaagtactaatatttttctccttttacaCCATCCATTTCACCGGGCTATTTTTAAAAGCAGAAAGCCGAAAAGGAATTGTACTATTGTACACACAATTCCATAAATGCCCACAAGCTATCTCTTTATTTACCTTCCTaggttctttatgttttttctgCAGTCCATTCATTTTCTGTCCGATATTTTTGTTTCGTCTGTACTTAACCACGTACCTTCGAAGATAAGCTCATATGGAAGGGCCAAGGCCCATGGGTACACCACCcttattaaagaaaaagtgCAAATAACTGATAATAACATGcatctttttaaaaaacaaatataaatagaaaTTGTAATGGACCCAAACCCTATTGATTTTTTGATTGTTTCGAGGGAACCAAAACTTTAAGGGagtttaaaattttccaaagtgaaaactcaataataatatttatttttcaaccgGCTCTATTAATCAATTTcaagctatatatataaatgacttTTCAAGGTAAGGTAATattcaaattgaaaagaaatcaaatttttatcCATTgtaacaatataaaatttattcaaaaactAGCCTAACA
The sequence above is drawn from the Quercus lobata isolate SW786 chromosome 12, ValleyOak3.0 Primary Assembly, whole genome shotgun sequence genome and encodes:
- the LOC115971120 gene encoding scarecrow-like protein 22 isoform X2, producing the protein MKKHQKKKSESTPLESMRGMPFQLQGKGVFEIASFTPICSWNSNNKKEELLDFANNNFNSNNHNNNNNNNEPSSVLHMRRSPSPPTSASTLSSSFGGGGSTDNTAGGGGGVAATLPTVPSPGPDPTRKDEWASELQPIPSGLTGGGERCGLGGLEDWETMLSETAASPSQDHSLLRWIAGDVDDSSFGLKQLLQSGSNSNTNPLDLDGNAGLGIVDQGPGVFDPIIGGVTLPPGVIYQQQHQQFEVPDEKPQILNPQMLMNQQQQQQSQHPQSPNFFLPLSFAQQEQHLPQPQPKRQNSGGLDPITQIPKPPFVDPGHEFLLRKHQQLQPQHMGFSPGVQFVPQHLQQKPLMVPKQKMGPGEELAQHHHHQQQQQQQQQQQQQLALLDQLYKAAECIGTGNFSHAQGILARLNHQLSPVGKPLHRAAFYFKEALQLLLLMNNPVTSPSPRSPTPFDVIFKMGAYKVFSEVSPLIQFVNFTCNQALLEALSDVDRIHIVDFDIGFGAQWASFMQELPVRNRGAPSLKITAFASPSTHHPVELGLMRENLTQFANEIGISFELEVVNFDCLDQTSYTLPILRAAENEAVAVNFPIWSSSNQPAALPSLLRFVKQLSPKIMVSLDRGCDRTDLPFPQHVLQALQSYINLLESLDAVNVTSDAVNKIERFLLQPKIESTVLGRLRGPDKMPLWKTLFASAGFSPVIFSNFTETQAECVVKRTPVRGFHVEKRQSSLVLCWQRRELISASAWRC
- the LOC115971120 gene encoding scarecrow-like protein 22 isoform X1, with protein sequence MKKHQKKKSESTPLESMRGMPFQLQGKGVFEIASFTPICSWNSNNKKEELLDFANNNFNSNNHNNNNNNNEPSSVLHMRRSPSPPTSASTLSSSFGGGGSTDNTAGGGGGVAATLPTVPSPGPDPTRKDEWASELQPIPSGLTGGGERCGLGGLEDWETMLSETAASPSQDHSLLRWIAGDVDDSSFGLKQLLQSGSNSNTNPLDLDGNAGLGIVDQGPGVFDPIIGGGNVNASINNHNPNLAYPASGFSNYHNNSNGRIGGGTTIVPSSSGVLNCKVSSVGLNSNNNNCFSTNNSLPLPVTLPPGVIYQQQHQQFEVPDEKPQILNPQMLMNQQQQQQSQHPQSPNFFLPLSFAQQEQHLPQPQPKRQNSGGLDPITQIPKPPFVDPGHEFLLRKHQQLQPQHMGFSPGVQFVPQHLQQKPLMVPKQKMGPGEELAQHHHHQQQQQQQQQQQQQLALLDQLYKAAECIGTGNFSHAQGILARLNHQLSPVGKPLHRAAFYFKEALQLLLLMNNPVTSPSPRSPTPFDVIFKMGAYKVFSEVSPLIQFVNFTCNQALLEALSDVDRIHIVDFDIGFGAQWASFMQELPVRNRGAPSLKITAFASPSTHHPVELGLMRENLTQFANEIGISFELEVVNFDCLDQTSYTLPILRAAENEAVAVNFPIWSSSNQPAALPSLLRFVKQLSPKIMVSLDRGCDRTDLPFPQHVLQALQSYINLLESLDAVNVTSDAVNKIERFLLQPKIESTVLGRLRGPDKMPLWKTLFASAGFSPVIFSNFTETQAECVVKRTPVRGFHVEKRQSSLVLCWQRRELISASAWRC